Proteins found in one Desulfovibrio legallii genomic segment:
- a CDS encoding gamma-glutamylcyclotransferase family protein, whose translation MNIGDTANLNTNPEDTPETILRLFVYGTLKRGYWNHQRFCAQARSIEPAVVWGRLYHLNAGFPALEVPEGLILARGTADPMADARRQQEIDTPRFGRPTGDWDLIYGELVTFTDPLRDLPPIDRLEGFRPCGHSMYQRVMVAVMCGRTSIPAWTYWMPCPPYAERVASGEWLRP comes from the coding sequence ATGAACATTGGAGACACCGCGAACCTGAACACAAACCCGGAAGACACTCCCGAGACCATCCTCCGTCTCTTCGTCTACGGCACCCTGAAAAGGGGCTACTGGAACCATCAGCGCTTCTGCGCCCAGGCCCGCAGTATCGAACCGGCCGTGGTCTGGGGCAGGCTCTACCACCTCAACGCCGGGTTCCCGGCGCTCGAGGTACCGGAGGGGCTGATCCTGGCCCGGGGTACCGCCGACCCAATGGCCGATGCCCGCAGACAACAGGAGATCGACACGCCGCGCTTCGGCCGCCCGACCGGCGACTGGGATCTGATCTATGGGGAACTGGTGACCTTCACCGACCCGCTGCGCGATCTTCCGCCCATCGACCGGCTGGAAGGCTTCCGGCCCTGCGGCCACAGCATGTACCAGCGGGTGATGGTGGCGGTGATGTGCGGTCGCACCTCGATTCCAGCCTGGACCTATTGGATGCCATGCCCGCCTTACGCGGAAAGAGTCGCCAGCGGCGAGTGGTTACGCCCATGA
- a CDS encoding type I restriction-modification system subunit M, with protein sequence MSRKNGNNNSVDLDIGTLSGHLWEAANILRGPVDAADFKTYIFPLLFFKRLSDVYDEEYVVALEESDGDVEFAQFPENHRFQVPEGCHWKDVRAKSANIGHALQKAMRCIEQANPDTLHGIFGDAQWTNKDRLSDALLKDLIEHFSSLNLGNEHCKADILGQAYEYLIKKFADLTNKKAGEFYTPRSVVALMVRILAPKAGETIYDPACGTGGMLLEALHHVKEHGGDENLMLGKLYGQEKNLTTSSIARMNLFLHGAEDFHIERGDTLRLPAFYSGDSLATFDCVIANPPFSLEKWGDDVWINDPYGRNFAGLPPATSADFAWVQHMIKSMARKTGRMAVVLPHGVLFRMSKEGEIRRKLLEMDMLEAVIGLGQNIFYGTGLAPCVLVFRDSKPKAHRQKVLFIDASKEFKTGRAQNELLPEHVDNIHRWYEGYQDVEGICRVATLDEIRENDFNLNIPRYVEPVIEEESTTIDQAITNLKESLQAAYAAEDRLKGLLLREGLL encoded by the coding sequence ATGAGCAGGAAGAACGGAAATAACAATTCAGTCGATCTGGATATCGGGACCCTCTCCGGGCATCTCTGGGAGGCGGCCAATATCCTGCGTGGTCCTGTTGACGCGGCCGATTTCAAGACCTACATCTTCCCGCTGCTGTTCTTCAAACGGCTCTCCGACGTCTATGACGAGGAGTATGTCGTGGCACTGGAAGAGTCAGACGGCGACGTGGAATTTGCCCAGTTCCCCGAGAACCACCGGTTCCAGGTTCCGGAGGGCTGCCACTGGAAAGATGTCCGGGCCAAGAGCGCCAACATCGGACATGCGCTCCAGAAGGCCATGCGCTGCATCGAGCAGGCCAACCCGGACACCCTGCACGGCATCTTCGGCGATGCCCAGTGGACCAACAAGGACCGCCTTTCGGACGCGCTGCTCAAGGACCTGATCGAACACTTCTCGTCGCTCAACCTGGGCAATGAGCACTGCAAGGCGGACATTCTCGGCCAGGCCTATGAATACCTGATCAAGAAATTTGCCGACCTGACCAACAAGAAGGCCGGTGAATTCTATACCCCACGCTCCGTGGTCGCGCTGATGGTTCGCATCCTTGCGCCCAAGGCCGGGGAAACCATCTATGACCCGGCCTGCGGGACCGGCGGCATGCTCCTCGAAGCGCTGCACCATGTCAAAGAGCATGGCGGCGACGAGAACCTCATGCTGGGCAAGCTCTACGGCCAGGAAAAGAACCTGACCACATCCTCCATCGCCCGGATGAACCTCTTTCTCCACGGCGCGGAAGATTTCCATATCGAACGCGGCGACACACTGCGATTGCCCGCCTTTTATTCAGGCGACAGCCTCGCCACCTTTGACTGTGTTATCGCCAATCCTCCCTTCTCCCTGGAAAAGTGGGGGGACGACGTCTGGATCAACGACCCCTACGGACGCAACTTTGCCGGACTGCCGCCAGCAACCTCTGCTGACTTCGCCTGGGTTCAGCACATGATCAAGTCCATGGCCCGCAAGACCGGCCGCATGGCTGTGGTGCTTCCCCATGGCGTGCTGTTCCGCATGTCCAAGGAGGGCGAGATCCGGCGCAAGCTGCTGGAGATGGACATGCTCGAAGCGGTGATCGGCCTCGGTCAGAACATTTTCTACGGCACCGGTCTCGCGCCCTGTGTTCTGGTCTTCCGCGACAGCAAGCCCAAGGCCCACCGCCAGAAGGTGCTGTTCATAGACGCCTCCAAGGAGTTCAAGACCGGTCGCGCCCAGAACGAGCTACTGCCGGAACACGTGGACAACATCCATCGCTGGTACGAGGGCTATCAGGATGTGGAAGGGATCTGCCGGGTGGCCACGCTCGACGAGATCCGCGAGAACGATTTCAACCTGAACATCCCCCGCTACGTGGAGCCGGTGATCGAGGAAGAATCCACGACCATCGATCAGGCCATCACCAACCTTAAGGAATCGCTGCAGGCAGCGTATGCGGCCGAGGATCGCCTGAAGGGGCTGCTGCTCCGGGAGGGTCTGCTGTGA
- a CDS encoding helix-turn-helix domain-containing protein: protein MAEMEDRWLSVDEIGKYLGVSSDTVYRWIDKHAMPAHRMGRLWKFKKDEVDEWVKAGGAADKSRQDQAE, encoded by the coding sequence ATGGCCGAGATGGAAGACCGCTGGTTATCAGTAGACGAGATAGGCAAGTACCTCGGTGTCAGCAGTGACACCGTTTACCGCTGGATCGACAAGCATGCGATGCCCGCCCATCGCATGGGCCGTCTTTGGAAGTTCAAAAAAGACGAGGTTGACGAGTGGGTGAAGGCTGGCGGCGCGGCGGACAAGAGCAGACAGGATCAAGCTGAATGA
- a CDS encoding amidoligase family protein: MNLKEIHYGIEIETVKRTREQIAWAIHSVVGGTVRHVGIPSSYDPWEVEGLRGRVWKVVGDASLTSVPAHLRAEVVSPVLGYDDIPQLQEVVRAIRRAGGKINSQCGIHIHIDAAPFDGRHLGNLAKIVYKQEPLILHALGISRDRLNRYTRPVSDELIQRIEQHRPRTKDQLNRIWYGYHNRQPQHYDNSRYHGVNLHNVWYRGTVEFRWFEATLHAGRIKAYLQFCLAVAAKALNGRAASSRKRDFDPQSAKYDFRVFLLHLGLIGDEFKTARKHLMANMPGDAAFKNGRPKPQDVLPDETTTTLTNEAGQVPGLTV, from the coding sequence ATGAACCTGAAAGAGATCCACTACGGGATCGAGATCGAGACCGTAAAACGCACCCGGGAACAGATCGCCTGGGCCATCCACTCGGTGGTGGGCGGCACGGTCCGCCATGTCGGCATCCCCAGCAGCTATGACCCCTGGGAGGTCGAGGGCCTGCGCGGCCGCGTCTGGAAGGTGGTGGGGGACGCCTCCCTGACCAGCGTCCCGGCCCATCTGCGGGCCGAGGTGGTCAGCCCGGTGCTCGGCTACGACGACATCCCGCAACTGCAGGAGGTGGTTCGGGCCATCCGCCGCGCCGGAGGCAAGATCAACAGCCAGTGCGGCATCCACATCCATATCGACGCCGCGCCCTTCGACGGCAGGCACCTGGGTAACCTGGCCAAGATCGTCTACAAGCAGGAGCCGCTGATCCTCCACGCCCTCGGCATCAGCCGCGACCGGCTCAACCGCTACACCCGGCCGGTCAGCGACGAGCTGATCCAACGCATCGAACAGCATCGCCCGCGCACCAAGGACCAGCTCAACCGCATCTGGTACGGCTACCACAACCGCCAGCCCCAGCACTACGACAACAGCCGCTACCACGGGGTCAACCTGCACAACGTCTGGTACCGGGGCACGGTGGAGTTCCGCTGGTTCGAGGCGACCCTCCACGCGGGGCGGATCAAGGCCTACCTGCAGTTCTGCCTCGCCGTCGCCGCCAAGGCGCTCAACGGCCGGGCAGCCTCCAGCCGCAAGCGGGACTTCGACCCCCAGAGCGCTAAGTACGACTTCCGGGTCTTCCTGCTCCACCTCGGCCTGATCGGCGACGAATTCAAGACCGCCCGCAAGCATCTGATGGCCAACATGCCCGGCGACGCCGCCTTTAAGAACGGACGCCCCAAACCGCAGGACGTCCTTCCGGACGAAACAACCACCACTCTCACCAACGAGGCCGGGCAAGTTCCCGGCCTCACTGTTTAA
- a CDS encoding DUF4815 domain-containing protein, whose product MSISRETFDPTKNYKRIRYHQDRDLLDSELNEQQDIINLERRKIADILFKEGSIIMGLEVSAAANVLTLAPGVVYIDGHLEQVSGATLTYDPATTSGAEYVYVELLKYNYGYTQDPALINPATGEPTAEREKWVLSLKATDTSGQTLPNNVAERRVIPIYKFDRESGDVTPTVQEKSNLYLRDLLGTLPGSRITVSSITEDQLSFAAAEGLNSLIQNLAERTFDQAGSYLVRGFDTFIGGVDDDSVEAITNAGRAYIQGFRHQRDLPTSTLVPKSIATKSVRGEQKTFDINKRRYPVNSTPLKETTQVEAIVEITRNVTRGSVGGGEDLLDPNPVVDILEVSQGATIFQEGVDWQQSGNHVDWLGSGNEPAIGTTYTVRWTYTKQMVKGTDYVDSGWFGQANHPAAGNYFYLVTAYNATGETAFNAAAVIARVTAAGEMNKLSWLPVSGATGYRVYRAATNGARTDYKRLMELGSEAISYVDDGVEEIGTASPPATNTAGLTMSPVQLELGNLNVINFGRGSLGDQPVNGSNCSLDYDYYLGRRDIVYATTTEIKRLEGAPADFPKLPIVPENALGLCSIDCPPNSTDMEIRNFGLTRITMDQIHDIIQDVEDLKYNDAQYQMNNELQNRDAQTKKGIYSDDFSNTAQSDIYHAEWDARVNEIARFVAPDRIPHSTVLSVDQAGSNASFFGSLALLPGNETVLVEQNDWSEERNINPYAVFDKPPAMLQITPNLGRRGQTGIAVTGINFTPSKSGIVLRCDGQVMASNLISDEAGRVSASFTIPTNARNGNRIVEMADGVYSARASLQINDPLVITRIERIIENRIIRVPVVQVVWRTQTIFVPRDPLAQTFSFTQNQVISSIGLQFTARDPSIPVTVQIRGVTTGLPNGVVFAEKVLAPNEISLSGETRIRFDDPFYAEANTSYSVVLLTNSTNYKVRTATLGKMGRWGIITRQTYMEGVLLESSNAETWTPLNGSDLAMKIYGYNFQSEGMIRFQPITGVQFSDINLDEYSAIPQGTGLDWEYSTDGGVTWDAMVPAEEERLPNLATRVQIRVRLSSSLANDTPAINFRDVNLVGYLNKTTGAYLTRENELTQGVESTKAYVQMQIPSGTTLQWFASNDGGLTWEAMTIQDTRPIDENWTEYTLVRTFTDNTGNKVRYKAEMTGTPLIYPRIHSLGATLS is encoded by the coding sequence ATGAGCATCTCACGCGAGACATTCGACCCGACCAAGAACTACAAGCGCATCCGTTACCATCAGGATCGCGACCTGCTGGATTCCGAACTCAACGAGCAGCAGGACATCATCAACCTGGAGCGGCGCAAGATCGCCGACATCCTGTTCAAGGAAGGCTCCATCATCATGGGCCTCGAGGTCAGCGCGGCCGCCAACGTCCTGACCCTGGCCCCGGGCGTGGTCTACATCGACGGCCATCTGGAACAGGTGAGCGGCGCGACCCTGACCTATGATCCGGCCACCACCAGCGGGGCCGAATACGTTTACGTGGAGCTGCTGAAGTACAACTACGGCTACACCCAGGACCCGGCCCTGATCAATCCGGCCACCGGCGAGCCTACCGCCGAGCGGGAAAAATGGGTTCTTTCTCTCAAGGCGACGGACACCAGCGGCCAGACGCTGCCCAACAACGTGGCCGAGCGCCGGGTGATCCCGATCTACAAGTTCGACCGCGAGAGCGGCGATGTCACGCCCACGGTGCAGGAGAAGTCCAACCTCTACCTTCGGGATCTACTGGGCACTCTGCCGGGCAGCCGGATCACCGTCTCCTCGATCACCGAGGACCAGCTCTCCTTCGCCGCCGCCGAAGGGCTCAATTCCCTGATTCAGAATCTGGCCGAGCGCACCTTCGACCAGGCCGGAAGCTATCTGGTGCGGGGCTTCGACACCTTCATCGGCGGCGTCGACGACGACAGTGTGGAGGCGATCACCAACGCCGGACGCGCCTACATCCAGGGCTTCCGGCATCAGCGCGATCTGCCCACCTCGACCCTGGTGCCCAAATCCATCGCCACCAAGTCGGTGCGCGGTGAGCAGAAAACCTTCGACATCAACAAGCGCCGCTATCCGGTCAACTCCACGCCGCTGAAGGAGACGACCCAGGTGGAAGCCATCGTCGAGATCACCCGCAACGTCACTCGCGGCTCGGTGGGCGGCGGCGAAGACCTGCTCGATCCCAATCCCGTGGTGGACATCCTCGAGGTCAGCCAGGGGGCGACCATCTTCCAGGAGGGCGTGGACTGGCAGCAGTCAGGCAACCATGTCGACTGGCTCGGCTCCGGCAACGAACCGGCCATCGGCACCACCTACACGGTGCGCTGGACCTACACCAAGCAGATGGTCAAGGGCACCGACTACGTGGACAGCGGCTGGTTCGGACAGGCCAACCATCCGGCGGCCGGAAACTACTTCTATCTGGTGACCGCCTACAACGCCACCGGCGAGACGGCCTTCAACGCCGCTGCGGTCATCGCCCGGGTCACCGCAGCCGGGGAGATGAACAAGCTCTCCTGGCTGCCGGTCAGCGGCGCGACCGGCTATCGCGTCTACCGGGCTGCCACCAACGGCGCACGCACCGACTACAAGCGCCTGATGGAGCTGGGCAGCGAGGCGATCTCCTACGTCGACGACGGCGTCGAGGAGATCGGCACCGCTTCGCCTCCGGCCACCAACACGGCCGGACTCACCATGTCGCCGGTTCAGCTCGAGCTGGGTAACCTCAACGTGATCAATTTCGGGCGCGGCAGCCTCGGCGATCAGCCGGTGAACGGCTCCAACTGCAGCCTGGACTATGACTATTACCTCGGCCGCCGCGACATCGTTTACGCCACCACCACCGAGATCAAGCGGCTGGAAGGGGCTCCGGCGGATTTTCCGAAGCTGCCCATCGTCCCGGAAAACGCCCTGGGGCTGTGCAGCATCGACTGCCCGCCCAACTCCACCGACATGGAGATCCGCAACTTCGGCCTGACCCGCATCACCATGGACCAGATCCACGACATCATCCAGGACGTCGAGGATCTGAAGTACAACGACGCCCAGTACCAGATGAACAACGAGCTGCAGAACCGGGACGCCCAGACCAAGAAAGGCATCTACTCGGACGACTTCTCGAACACCGCCCAGTCGGACATCTACCACGCCGAATGGGACGCCCGGGTCAACGAGATCGCCCGTTTCGTCGCGCCGGACCGCATTCCGCACTCGACGGTGCTCTCGGTCGATCAGGCGGGCAGCAACGCGAGCTTCTTCGGCAGTCTGGCGCTGCTGCCCGGCAACGAGACCGTGCTCGTTGAACAGAACGACTGGTCCGAGGAGCGCAACATCAACCCCTACGCCGTGTTCGACAAGCCCCCGGCTATGTTGCAGATCACGCCCAACCTCGGGCGGCGCGGCCAAACCGGGATCGCCGTCACCGGCATCAACTTCACCCCGAGCAAATCCGGCATCGTGCTGCGCTGCGACGGCCAGGTGATGGCCAGCAACCTGATCAGCGACGAGGCCGGTCGGGTCAGCGCCTCCTTCACCATTCCGACCAACGCCCGCAACGGCAACCGCATCGTGGAGATGGCCGACGGCGTCTACTCGGCCCGGGCCAGCCTGCAGATCAACGATCCGCTGGTCATCACCCGCATCGAGCGCATCATCGAGAACCGCATCATCCGCGTGCCCGTGGTGCAGGTGGTCTGGCGCACCCAGACCATCTTCGTACCCCGCGATCCGCTGGCCCAGACCTTCAGCTTCACCCAAAACCAGGTGATCTCCAGCATCGGACTGCAGTTCACCGCCAGGGACCCGAGCATCCCGGTCACGGTGCAGATTCGCGGCGTCACCACCGGTCTGCCCAACGGCGTGGTGTTCGCCGAGAAGGTGTTGGCCCCGAACGAGATCAGCCTGAGCGGCGAGACCCGCATTCGCTTCGATGACCCGTTCTACGCCGAGGCCAACACCAGCTATTCCGTGGTGCTGCTGACCAACAGCACCAACTACAAGGTGCGCACCGCCACCCTGGGCAAGATGGGCCGCTGGGGCATCATCACCCGCCAGACCTACATGGAAGGCGTGCTGCTGGAGAGCTCCAACGCCGAGACCTGGACGCCGCTCAACGGCTCCGACCTGGCGATGAAGATCTACGGCTACAACTTCCAGTCCGAGGGTATGATTCGCTTCCAGCCGATCACCGGCGTGCAGTTCTCCGACATCAACCTCGACGAATACTCGGCCATTCCCCAGGGCACCGGCCTCGACTGGGAATACTCCACCGACGGCGGCGTGACCTGGGACGCCATGGTTCCCGCCGAGGAGGAACGGCTGCCCAACCTCGCCACCCGGGTCCAGATCCGCGTGCGCCTGAGCAGCTCCCTTGCCAACGACACCCCGGCCATCAACTTCCGCGACGTCAACCTGGTGGGCTACCTCAACAAGACCACCGGGGCCTACCTGACCCGCGAGAACGAGCTGACCCAGGGAGTGGAATCGACCAAGGCCTATGTGCAGATGCAAATCCCCAGCGGCACCACCCTGCAATGGTTCGCCAGCAACGACGGCGGCCTGACCTGGGAGGCGATGACCATCCAGGACACCCGGCCCATCGACGAGAACTGGACCGAGTACACCCTGGTGCGCACCTTCACCGACAACACCGGCAACAAGGTCCGTTACAAGGCCGAGATGACCGGCACGCCGTTGATCTACCCGCGCATCCATTCGCTGGGCGCGACCCTGAGCTAA
- a CDS encoding DUF5049 domain-containing protein — protein MKILIRSTTLDGDPIPGSGEIIQAADCLEVVEMMRGQTPFTASRAPRDYMTEVLSGIEGGPTQPLPEDAAAAAAEFLTRLARHGLIEFLPDDKASDPWPERFLEALETVRLSGLTNMLDHPEVTRLTAEMGYPEVAEWLADHRREYAAFVLEGTRPLGKNFGGKEDPAPCADK, from the coding sequence ATGAAGATTCTGATCCGCTCCACCACGCTGGATGGCGACCCGATCCCCGGCAGCGGGGAAATCATCCAGGCCGCCGACTGCCTCGAAGTTGTCGAGATGATGCGCGGTCAGACGCCGTTCACCGCCAGCCGAGCACCCCGGGACTACATGACCGAGGTGCTCTCCGGCATCGAAGGCGGGCCGACCCAGCCGTTGCCGGAGGACGCCGCCGCTGCGGCCGCCGAGTTTCTCACCCGCCTGGCCCGGCACGGCCTGATCGAGTTTCTGCCCGACGACAAGGCCAGCGATCCCTGGCCGGAACGCTTCCTCGAAGCCCTGGAGACGGTGCGGCTCTCCGGACTCACCAACATGCTCGACCACCCGGAGGTGACCCGCCTGACCGCTGAGATGGGTTATCCGGAGGTGGCCGAGTGGCTGGCGGATCACAGGCGTGAATACGCGGCCTTCGTCCTCGAAGGAACGAGACCGCTCGGCAAGAACTTCGGCGGCAAGGAGGACCCGGCTCCATGTGCGGACAAGTAG
- a CDS encoding glucosamine 6-phosphate synthetase: MCGQVGIIFGRKRRRPDERDYLREVFIRMLLHSEERGPHASGLAWLKTNGSHRIFKRPMRAHELVYEKPFQELLGQVDNETTILMGHTRWRTRGNEFNNRNNHPIRAGIVIGTHNGTIYNADYLFRRLGLPRYAEVDSELIFRLADRFAPEGPIDQDGLKKALALCRGQMSAVLASRLDPGTITVLKGNKPLCLRIHRQHRVVLYASEPAFIDFAVDNEKGWRELEVPPMTMLTIRHEDVRAIENSEFRFIPQERKGTLPEGVNA; encoded by the coding sequence ATGTGCGGACAAGTAGGCATCATCTTCGGCCGCAAGCGCAGACGGCCCGACGAGCGGGATTACCTGCGCGAGGTCTTCATCCGCATGCTGCTGCACAGCGAGGAGCGCGGCCCGCACGCCTCCGGTCTGGCCTGGCTCAAGACCAACGGCAGCCACCGCATCTTCAAGCGGCCGATGCGGGCGCACGAGCTGGTCTACGAGAAGCCGTTTCAGGAGCTGCTCGGGCAGGTCGACAACGAGACCACCATCCTCATGGGCCACACCCGCTGGCGCACCCGGGGCAACGAGTTCAACAACCGCAACAACCATCCCATCCGGGCCGGGATCGTCATCGGCACCCACAACGGCACCATCTACAACGCCGATTATCTGTTCCGCCGACTCGGGCTGCCGCGCTACGCCGAGGTAGATAGCGAGTTGATCTTCCGCCTGGCCGACCGCTTCGCGCCCGAAGGCCCCATCGACCAGGACGGCCTGAAGAAGGCGCTCGCCCTCTGTCGCGGCCAGATGAGCGCCGTGCTGGCCTCGCGTCTCGACCCCGGCACCATCACCGTGCTCAAGGGCAACAAGCCGCTCTGCCTGCGCATCCACCGCCAGCACCGGGTGGTGCTCTACGCCTCGGAGCCCGCCTTTATCGACTTTGCCGTGGACAACGAGAAGGGCTGGCGCGAGCTGGAGGTGCCGCCCATGACCATGCTCACCATCCGTCACGAGGATGTGCGGGCCATCGAAAACAGCGAATTCCGCTTCATACCCCAGGAGCGCAAAGGGACACTGCCCGAAGGAGTGAATGCATGA